From one Catenuloplanes nepalensis genomic stretch:
- the rplK gene encoding 50S ribosomal protein L11 — MPPKKKLVKTFTLQLPAGQATPAPPVGPALGQHGVNIMEFVKAYNAQTESSRGDIVPAEISVYEDRSFTFILKTPPAARLLLKAAGVPKGSGVPQATKVGSVSRAQLREIAEKKMSDLNANDVEQAEKIIAGTARSMGITVKD, encoded by the coding sequence ATGCCTCCCAAGAAGAAGCTGGTCAAGACGTTCACGCTGCAGCTGCCGGCGGGCCAGGCCACCCCGGCGCCGCCGGTCGGCCCCGCGCTGGGTCAGCACGGTGTGAACATCATGGAGTTCGTCAAGGCCTACAACGCGCAGACCGAGTCGAGCCGTGGCGACATCGTCCCGGCCGAGATCAGCGTGTACGAGGACCGGTCGTTCACCTTCATCCTCAAGACGCCGCCGGCCGCGCGTCTGCTGCTCAAGGCCGCGGGCGTCCCCAAGGGCTCCGGCGTCCCGCAGGCCACCAAGGTCGGCTCGGTCAGCCGCGCCCAGCTGCGCGAGATCGCCGAGAAGAAGATGTCCGACCTGAACGCGAACGACGTCGAGCAGGCCGAGAAGATCATCGCCGGCACCGCCCGGTCGATGGGCATCACGGTCAAGGACTGA
- the rplL gene encoding 50S ribosomal protein L7/L12 → MAKLSTDELLDAFKEMTLIELSEFVKQFEDTFDVTAAAPVAIAGPAGPAAAAEAPEEKDEFDVVLEADGGKKIQVIKVVRELTGLGLKEAKDVVESAPKAILEKVNKETAEKAKGKLEGEGAKVTLK, encoded by the coding sequence ATGGCGAAGCTCAGCACCGACGAGCTGCTCGACGCGTTCAAGGAGATGACGCTGATCGAGCTCTCCGAGTTCGTGAAGCAGTTCGAGGACACCTTCGACGTCACCGCCGCCGCGCCGGTCGCGATCGCGGGCCCGGCCGGCCCGGCCGCCGCCGCTGAGGCGCCGGAGGAGAAGGACGAGTTCGACGTCGTCCTCGAGGCCGACGGTGGCAAGAAGATCCAGGTCATCAAGGTCGTGCGCGAGCTGACCGGCCTGGGCCTGAAGGAGGCCAAGGACGTCGTCGAGTCGGCGCCGAAGGCCATCCTGGAGAAGGTCAACAAGGAGACGGCCGAGAAGGCCAAGGGCAAGCTCGAGGGCGAAGGCGCGAAGGTCACCCTCAAGTAG
- a CDS encoding mannosyltransferase family protein — MPAETPTQSTADNGEKAGAPTADTSKADTAKTPASKKTPADEPVAGPGRSWWPAIRIGGAVWASSYLAWIAVTLFTQYGRPHGNPIGFVDLLRGGWWRYDAMVFTRLAENGYGTHPVDPAFFPLYPMLVRGADLLLPGGAKFTAIGVAAVAMFAMYTLLYRLTEVEFSPAVAVRTCWAMAAWPVAFFLGIGYNASLFIALMLGAVYAMRRGHWWVAGVLGGFASATRSVGVLLAIAFAYEYLRQHGFRWRWNVLAVGLMPGGLIAYAGWLWWRFGDPLLFLEAQKPWGRELDWPWAGIVDAAEVIATAPLAQNGTLHNLLDLVSVLALIALLTLCFAGPWRMRRDQWMLPLLGVALLLFAISFPAGENRNQSLMSAPRFALEVFPAFMILGHLRLPTHVYATAALMLQGVLLAHFTAGGWVG; from the coding sequence GTGCCCGCAGAGACACCCACCCAGAGCACGGCCGACAACGGCGAGAAGGCCGGCGCTCCCACGGCCGACACGTCGAAGGCCGACACAGCCAAGACCCCGGCCTCCAAGAAGACCCCGGCCGACGAGCCCGTCGCCGGCCCGGGGAGATCCTGGTGGCCCGCGATCCGCATCGGCGGCGCGGTCTGGGCCTCCTCCTACCTGGCCTGGATCGCCGTCACGCTCTTCACGCAGTACGGCCGGCCGCACGGCAACCCGATCGGGTTCGTGGACCTGCTGCGCGGCGGCTGGTGGCGCTACGACGCGATGGTCTTCACCCGGCTCGCCGAGAACGGCTACGGCACCCACCCGGTCGACCCCGCGTTCTTCCCGCTCTACCCGATGCTGGTCCGCGGCGCCGACCTGCTCCTGCCCGGCGGCGCGAAGTTCACCGCGATCGGCGTCGCCGCGGTCGCCATGTTCGCCATGTACACGCTGCTCTACCGCCTAACGGAGGTCGAGTTCAGCCCGGCCGTGGCGGTGCGCACCTGCTGGGCGATGGCGGCCTGGCCGGTCGCGTTCTTCCTCGGCATCGGCTACAACGCCTCGCTGTTCATCGCGCTGATGCTGGGCGCGGTCTACGCGATGCGCCGCGGGCACTGGTGGGTGGCCGGCGTGCTCGGCGGCTTCGCGTCCGCGACCCGCTCGGTCGGCGTCCTGCTCGCGATCGCGTTCGCGTACGAGTACCTGCGGCAGCACGGCTTCCGCTGGCGCTGGAACGTGCTCGCGGTCGGCCTGATGCCCGGCGGCCTGATCGCCTACGCCGGCTGGCTGTGGTGGCGCTTCGGCGACCCGCTGCTGTTCCTGGAGGCGCAGAAGCCGTGGGGCCGCGAGTTGGACTGGCCGTGGGCCGGCATCGTGGACGCCGCCGAGGTGATCGCCACCGCCCCGCTGGCGCAGAACGGCACGCTTCACAACCTGCTCGACCTGGTCTCTGTGCTGGCCCTGATCGCGCTCCTCACGCTCTGCTTCGCCGGTCCCTGGCGGATGCGCCGCGACCAGTGGATGCTGCCGCTGCTCGGCGTCGCGCTGCTGCTGTTCGCGATCTCGTTCCCGGCCGGCGAGAACCGCAACCAGTCACTGATGTCCGCGCCGCGCTTCGCGCTGGAGGTGTTCCCCGCGTTCATGATCCTGGGGCATCTGCGGTTGCCGACGCACGTCTACGCCACGGCCGCGCTGATGCTGCAGGGCGTCCTGCTGGCGCACTTCACCGCGGGCGGCTGGGTCGGCTGA
- the rplA gene encoding 50S ribosomal protein L1: protein MALSKAYKKASEQIDQSKLYTPAEAVKLAKDTTATKFDPTVEVAMRLGVDPRKADQMVRGTVNLPHGTGKTVRVIVFAAGAKAEEAEAAGADAVGSDELVARIQGGWLDFDAAIATPDQMAKIGRIARILGPRGLMPNPKTGTVTMDVTKAISEIKGGKITFRVDKHSNLHLIIGKASFTEAQLVENYAAALDEILRAKPSAAKGKFLKKITFTTTMGPGIPVDPNVVKNVDGSE from the coding sequence ATGGCACTGAGCAAGGCATACAAGAAGGCCTCGGAGCAGATCGACCAGTCGAAGCTCTACACCCCGGCCGAGGCGGTCAAGCTGGCCAAGGACACGACCGCCACGAAGTTCGACCCCACCGTCGAGGTCGCGATGCGCCTCGGCGTCGACCCGCGCAAGGCGGACCAGATGGTCCGCGGCACGGTCAACCTCCCGCACGGCACGGGCAAGACGGTCCGCGTGATCGTGTTCGCCGCCGGCGCCAAGGCCGAGGAGGCGGAGGCCGCCGGTGCTGACGCCGTCGGCAGCGACGAGCTCGTCGCCCGCATCCAGGGTGGTTGGCTGGACTTCGACGCCGCTATCGCGACGCCCGACCAGATGGCCAAGATCGGCCGGATCGCGCGGATCCTGGGCCCGCGCGGCCTGATGCCGAACCCGAAGACCGGCACCGTGACCATGGACGTCACGAAGGCCATCTCGGAGATCAAGGGCGGAAAGATCACCTTCCGGGTGGACAAGCACTCGAACCTCCACCTGATCATCGGCAAGGCCTCCTTCACCGAGGCGCAGCTGGTGGAGAACTACGCCGCCGCGCTGGACGAGATCCTCCGGGCCAAGCCGTCCGCCGCCAAGGGCAAGTTCCTGAAGAAGATCACCTTCACCACCACGATGGGCCCGGGCATCCCGGTCGACCCGAACGTCGTGAAGAACGTGGACGGCTCCGAGTAA
- the rplJ gene encoding 50S ribosomal protein L10, with product MADKPVRADKATAVAELTEHFRNSGATVLTEYRGLTVAQLTKLRRSLGRETTYAVAKNTLAKRAATDAGISGLDTLFTGPTALAFVSGDPVEAAKSLREFSKANPALIIKGGVFEGKAISAAEVNKLADLESREVLLAKLAGGMKANLSKAAALFQAPLSKAARTVAALQDKREKEGAEAA from the coding sequence ATGGCGGACAAGCCGGTTCGGGCCGACAAGGCCACTGCCGTCGCCGAGCTGACGGAGCACTTCCGTAACTCGGGCGCCACCGTGCTCACCGAGTACCGGGGCCTGACGGTCGCGCAGCTGACCAAGCTGCGGCGCTCGCTGGGTCGCGAGACCACCTACGCGGTCGCGAAGAACACGCTCGCGAAGCGCGCTGCGACGGACGCGGGCATCTCGGGCCTCGACACGCTGTTCACCGGTCCTACCGCGCTCGCCTTCGTTTCCGGCGACCCCGTTGAGGCGGCGAAGAGCCTTCGTGAGTTCTCGAAGGCCAACCCCGCGCTCATCATCAAGGGCGGCGTTTTCGAGGGCAAGGCCATCTCGGCCGCCGAGGTCAACAAGCTCGCCGACCTCGAGTCCCGTGAGGTGCTGCTGGCCAAGCTGGCCGGCGGCATGAAGGCCAACCTCAGCAAGGCCGCTGCGCTCTTCCAGGCGCCGCTGTCCAAGGCCGCCCGTACGGTGGCGGCGCTGCAGGACAAGCGTGAGAAGGAGGGTGCGGAGGCCGCCTGA
- the nusG gene encoding transcription termination/antitermination protein NusG has protein sequence MPEYDETAEGVDEQSTIALASGESATDDDESAEAASEPEVEPAAVAAAPADDDEDYDPVAELRQKLRYAPGDWYVVHSYAGYENKVKTNLETRITSLDMEDYIYQVEVPVREEVEVKNGKRQQVSAKVFPGYILVRLELTPESYSCVRNTPGVTGFVGATDRADRPAPLSLDEVLKWLAPAEAKEEKKAKVEVRVLDFEEGDSVTVTDGAFASLPATISEINADQQKLKVLVSIFGRETPVELNFNQVSKI, from the coding sequence GTGCCTGAGTACGACGAGACCGCCGAGGGCGTCGACGAGCAGTCGACGATCGCCCTGGCCAGTGGAGAGTCTGCCACTGACGACGACGAGTCGGCCGAGGCCGCCAGCGAGCCGGAGGTCGAGCCCGCGGCGGTCGCGGCCGCCCCGGCGGACGACGACGAGGACTACGACCCGGTCGCGGAGCTGCGGCAGAAGCTGCGCTACGCGCCCGGCGACTGGTACGTGGTGCATTCCTACGCCGGCTACGAGAACAAGGTCAAGACCAACCTCGAGACCCGCATCACCTCGCTGGACATGGAGGACTACATCTACCAGGTGGAGGTCCCGGTCCGCGAGGAGGTGGAGGTCAAGAACGGCAAGCGCCAGCAGGTCAGCGCGAAGGTCTTCCCCGGCTACATCCTGGTCCGGCTGGAGCTCACCCCGGAGTCGTACTCCTGCGTCCGGAACACTCCGGGCGTCACCGGCTTCGTCGGCGCGACCGACCGGGCCGACCGCCCCGCCCCGCTCTCCCTCGACGAGGTGCTGAAGTGGCTGGCGCCGGCGGAGGCCAAGGAGGAGAAGAAGGCCAAGGTCGAGGTCAGGGTCCTCGACTTCGAGGAGGGTGACTCCGTCACCGTCACCGATGGTGCCTTCGCCTCGCTGCCCGCGACGATCAGCGAGATCAACGCCGACCAGCAGAAGCTCAAGGTGCTGGTCTCGATCTTCGGTCGCGAGACGCCGGTCGAGCTGAACTTCAACCAGGTCTCGAAGATCTGA
- the rpoB gene encoding DNA-directed RNA polymerase subunit beta: protein MAASRPAKTSRTSSAFAPRRISFGRITEHLEVPNLLAIQNESFDWLVGNDAWQNRSADDPNARSGLAEILDEISPIEDFSGTMSLSFSAPRFDEVKASIEECKEKDLTYCAPLFVTAEFTNNTTGEIKSQTVFMGDFPMMTPKGTFIINGTERVVVSQLVRSPGVYFDKQPDKTSDRDLTSVKVIPSRGAWLEFDIDKRDTVGVRIDRKRRQAVTVLLKAIGWSADQIREKFGWSELLMTTLEKDHIAGQDEALLDIYRKLRPGEPPTRENAQTLLDNLFFNPKRYDVAKVGRYKFNKKLEIDVPIIKGTLTEDDIVSTVEYLARLHAGEDGYEADDIDHFGNRRLRTVGELIQNQVRVGLSRMERVVRERMTTQDVEAITPQTLINIRPVVAAIKEFFGTSQLSQFMDQTNPLAGLTHRRRLSALGPGGLSRERAGFEVRDVHPSHYGRMCPIETPEGPNIGLIGALSTFARVNPFGFIETPYRKVVEGVVTDEIDYLTADEEDRFVKAQANAPLSSDGTFAEERVLVRRKGGEVDYVVGTSVDYMDVSPRQMTSVATAMIPFLEHDDANRALMGANMQRQAVPLVKAEAPLVGTGMEFRAAVDAGDVVVAEVGGLVEDLCADYITVHQDDGHRRTYLLHKFRRSNAGSCVNQKPTVFEGDRVEAGQVIADGPCTDEGEMALGRNLLVAFMTWEGHNYEDAIILSQRLVQQDVLTSIHIEEHEVDARDTKLGPEEITRDIPNVSEEMLADLDERGIIRIGAEVVPGDILVGKVTPKGETELTPEERLLRAIFGEKAREVRDTSLKVPHGETGTVIGVRTFSREDGDELPPGVNELVRVYVAQKRKIQDGDKLAGRHGNKGVISKILPVEDMPFLEDGTPVDIVLNPLGVPSRMNIGQVLETHLGWVAKTGWNVEGDDAEWKRQLRSINAHTSEPNTNVATPVFDGAREDEIHGLLASTLPNRDGTQLIGSTGKAKLFDGRSGEPIPDAISVGYVYILKLNHLVDDKIHARSTGPYSMITQQPLGGKAQFGGQRFGEMECWAMQAYGAAYALQELLTIKSDDVLGRVKVYEAIVKGENIPEPGIPESFKVLLKELQSLCLNVEVLSSDGVALEMRETDDEVFRAAEELGIDLSRREPSSVEEV from the coding sequence TTGGCAGCTTCCCGCCCTGCGAAGACCAGTCGTACGTCGAGCGCTTTCGCTCCCCGCCGAATCTCCTTCGGCAGGATCACTGAGCATCTTGAGGTTCCGAACCTCCTGGCGATCCAGAACGAATCCTTTGACTGGCTCGTCGGCAACGACGCTTGGCAGAACCGATCGGCTGACGACCCGAACGCACGTTCGGGCCTTGCGGAGATTCTCGACGAGATCAGTCCCATCGAGGATTTCTCCGGCACCATGTCCCTCTCCTTCTCCGCACCGCGCTTCGACGAGGTCAAGGCCTCGATCGAGGAGTGCAAGGAGAAGGACCTGACCTACTGTGCCCCGCTGTTCGTGACCGCGGAGTTCACCAACAACACCACTGGCGAGATCAAGAGCCAGACGGTGTTCATGGGCGACTTCCCGATGATGACCCCCAAGGGCACGTTCATCATCAACGGCACCGAGCGCGTCGTGGTCAGCCAGCTGGTCCGGTCGCCCGGCGTCTACTTCGACAAGCAGCCGGACAAGACCTCCGACCGCGACCTCACCAGCGTCAAGGTCATCCCGTCCCGGGGTGCCTGGCTGGAGTTCGACATCGACAAGCGCGACACCGTCGGTGTCCGCATCGACCGCAAGCGCCGGCAGGCCGTCACGGTCCTGCTCAAGGCGATCGGGTGGTCCGCCGACCAGATCCGTGAGAAGTTCGGCTGGTCCGAGCTGCTCATGACGACGCTGGAGAAGGACCACATCGCCGGGCAGGACGAGGCCCTGCTCGACATCTACCGCAAGCTCCGTCCTGGCGAGCCGCCGACCCGGGAGAACGCGCAGACCCTGCTCGACAACCTCTTCTTCAACCCGAAGAGGTACGACGTGGCGAAGGTCGGCCGTTACAAGTTCAACAAGAAGCTCGAGATCGACGTCCCGATCATCAAGGGCACGCTGACCGAGGACGACATCGTCTCCACCGTGGAGTACCTGGCCCGCCTGCATGCGGGTGAGGACGGCTACGAGGCCGACGACATCGACCACTTCGGCAACCGGCGCCTGCGCACGGTCGGCGAGCTCATCCAGAACCAGGTCCGTGTGGGCCTGTCCCGGATGGAGCGCGTCGTCCGCGAGCGGATGACGACTCAGGACGTCGAGGCGATCACGCCGCAGACCCTGATCAACATCCGTCCCGTGGTGGCGGCGATCAAGGAGTTCTTCGGTACGTCGCAGCTGTCCCAGTTCATGGACCAGACCAACCCCCTGGCGGGTCTGACCCACCGCCGGCGCCTCTCGGCGCTGGGCCCGGGTGGTCTGTCCCGTGAGCGGGCCGGCTTCGAGGTCCGTGACGTGCACCCGTCCCACTACGGCCGGATGTGCCCGATCGAGACGCCGGAAGGCCCGAACATCGGCCTGATCGGTGCGCTCTCGACGTTCGCGCGGGTCAACCCGTTCGGCTTCATCGAGACGCCGTACCGGAAGGTCGTCGAGGGCGTCGTCACCGACGAGATCGACTACCTGACCGCCGACGAGGAGGACCGGTTCGTCAAGGCACAGGCCAACGCGCCTCTGTCGAGCGACGGCACCTTCGCGGAGGAGCGGGTTCTCGTCCGTCGTAAGGGCGGTGAGGTCGACTACGTCGTCGGCACCTCCGTCGACTACATGGACGTGTCGCCGCGGCAGATGACCTCGGTCGCCACCGCGATGATCCCGTTCCTCGAGCACGACGACGCGAACCGCGCGCTCATGGGCGCGAACATGCAGCGTCAGGCCGTGCCGCTGGTCAAGGCCGAGGCCCCGCTGGTCGGCACCGGCATGGAGTTCCGTGCCGCGGTCGACGCCGGTGACGTGGTCGTGGCCGAGGTCGGCGGTCTGGTCGAGGACCTGTGCGCCGACTACATCACGGTCCACCAGGACGACGGCCACCGTCGCACCTACCTGCTGCACAAGTTCCGCCGTTCCAACGCCGGCTCCTGCGTCAACCAGAAGCCGACCGTGTTCGAGGGTGACCGGGTCGAGGCCGGCCAGGTCATCGCGGACGGTCCGTGCACCGACGAGGGCGAGATGGCCCTCGGCCGGAACCTCCTGGTCGCGTTCATGACCTGGGAGGGGCACAACTACGAGGACGCGATCATCCTGTCGCAGCGCCTCGTGCAGCAGGACGTGCTCACCTCGATCCACATCGAGGAGCACGAGGTCGACGCGCGGGACACCAAGCTCGGCCCGGAGGAGATCACCCGCGACATCCCGAACGTCAGCGAAGAGATGCTGGCGGACCTGGACGAGCGTGGCATCATCCGGATCGGTGCCGAGGTCGTCCCCGGCGACATCCTGGTCGGCAAGGTCACGCCGAAGGGCGAGACCGAGCTGACCCCGGAGGAGCGGCTGCTCCGCGCGATCTTCGGTGAGAAGGCCCGGGAGGTCCGGGACACCTCGCTGAAGGTGCCGCACGGCGAGACCGGCACGGTCATCGGCGTCCGGACGTTCTCGCGCGAGGACGGCGACGAGCTGCCCCCGGGCGTGAACGAGCTGGTCCGGGTGTACGTCGCCCAGAAGCGCAAGATCCAGGACGGTGACAAGCTCGCGGGCCGGCACGGCAACAAGGGCGTCATCTCCAAGATCCTGCCGGTCGAGGACATGCCGTTCCTGGAGGACGGCACGCCGGTCGACATCGTGCTCAACCCGCTGGGTGTGCCCTCGCGAATGAACATCGGCCAGGTCCTGGAGACTCACCTCGGGTGGGTGGCCAAGACCGGGTGGAACGTCGAGGGTGACGACGCCGAGTGGAAGCGCCAGCTCCGCTCGATCAACGCGCACACCAGCGAGCCGAACACGAACGTGGCGACGCCGGTCTTCGACGGTGCCCGTGAGGACGAGATCCACGGTCTCCTCGCCAGCACCCTCCCGAACCGGGACGGCACGCAGCTGATCGGCAGCACGGGTAAGGCGAAGCTGTTCGACGGCCGCTCCGGCGAGCCGATCCCGGACGCCATCTCGGTGGGCTACGTCTACATCCTGAAGCTGAACCACCTGGTCGACGACAAGATCCACGCGCGCTCGACCGGTCCGTACTCGATGATCACGCAGCAGCCGCTGGGTGGTAAGGCGCAGTTCGGTGGCCAGCGTTTCGGCGAGATGGAGTGCTGGGCCATGCAGGCCTACGGCGCCGCATACGCGCTGCAGGAGCTACTGACGATCAAGTCCGACGATGTTCTCGGCCGCGTGAAGGTCTACGAGGCCATCGTCAAGGGCGAGAACATTCCGGAGCCGGGTATCCCGGAGTCCTTCAAGGTGCTCCTCAAGGAGCTGCAGTCGCTGTGCCTGAACGTCGAGGTGCTCTCCAGTGACGGTGTGGCGCTTGAGATGCGCGAGACGGACGACGAGGTCTTCCGGGCCGCCGAGGAGCTGGGTATCGACCTGTCCCGGCGCGAGCCGAGCAGCGTCGAAGAAGTCTGA